One genomic region from Bradyrhizobium icense encodes:
- a CDS encoding EAL domain-containing protein, whose translation MTDHVQVTAPRSAHSSARLEEAIDHLSLGIVVFDEKREVVFCNRRYREMYGLSPEQVKPGTPTLELIRHRLNLGLKVQVAVDDYIRERVGRDIALDTTVQEFTDGRIVAYTVYPMPGGGGMATHEDITEREGLNGRLKKQYELGKEQEEALRVRNFQFDTAINNMSQGLCFFDSDHRLIVCNDRFVGMYDIAPERVSPGMSLVEIVDLRFEAGSFPAMTRDEYLQWRTNVAVSNEAKDSVVELKNGRTFKIRHRPMPGGGWVATHEDITEQRQSEVKIEYMAHHDALTDLANRVLLNDRLEYALDRVSGGQIVAVHHLDLDQFKAVNDTFGHPCGDKLLRIVAERLRSLVGDSDTIARTGGDEFVIVQARISDPADATSLAQRVIDALSEPYDLDGQQAVIGVSVGISVGPGDGSNPDKLLRNADLALYRAKSDGRGTFRFFEPAMDLQMQTRRILEQDLRKALPAGEFELHYQPVVNLASKEISGFEALIRWNHPTKGMISPAAFIPLAEEIGFIVPMGEWVIRQACATAAQWPDNLHVAVNISAIQFRSPGLMQVIVGALAASGLAPTRLEIEITETVLLHNKEATLALLHQLRELGIRIAMDDFGTGYSSLTYLQSFPFDKIKIDRSFVKNITENSSSLNIVRAVAALANGMGMTATAEGVETAEQLHSIASEGCTEMQGFLFSKPLPSAEIERQFLTGRGPRGAQGRIVAA comes from the coding sequence ATGACGGATCACGTCCAGGTAACCGCGCCGCGGTCTGCGCATTCGAGTGCGCGCCTCGAAGAAGCGATCGACCATTTGTCGCTCGGAATCGTCGTCTTCGACGAGAAGCGCGAAGTCGTTTTCTGCAATCGGCGGTACAGGGAAATGTACGGGCTATCGCCCGAACAGGTGAAGCCGGGGACACCGACCCTTGAGTTGATCCGGCATCGGCTCAATCTCGGCCTGAAAGTGCAGGTCGCGGTCGATGATTATATCCGTGAGCGCGTCGGTCGCGACATCGCACTGGACACCACGGTGCAGGAGTTCACCGACGGCCGGATCGTCGCCTACACCGTCTACCCGATGCCCGGCGGCGGCGGGATGGCGACCCACGAGGATATCACCGAGCGCGAAGGGCTCAACGGCCGGCTGAAGAAGCAATACGAGCTCGGCAAGGAGCAGGAAGAAGCCCTGCGCGTCAGGAACTTCCAGTTCGACACCGCGATCAACAACATGTCGCAGGGGCTTTGCTTCTTCGATTCCGATCACCGCCTGATCGTCTGCAACGATCGTTTCGTGGGGATGTACGACATTGCGCCCGAGCGCGTCAGCCCCGGCATGTCGCTGGTCGAGATCGTCGACCTGCGCTTCGAAGCCGGCAGCTTCCCCGCCATGACACGGGACGAATATCTGCAATGGCGTACCAACGTGGCAGTTTCCAATGAAGCGAAGGACAGCGTCGTCGAACTGAAGAACGGGCGCACCTTCAAGATCCGCCACCGCCCGATGCCGGGCGGCGGCTGGGTCGCAACGCACGAGGACATCACCGAGCAGCGCCAGTCCGAGGTCAAGATCGAGTACATGGCGCACCACGATGCGCTGACCGACCTTGCCAACCGGGTGCTGCTGAACGACCGGCTCGAATACGCGCTGGACAGGGTTTCGGGCGGGCAAATCGTGGCCGTCCATCATCTCGATCTCGATCAGTTCAAGGCTGTAAACGATACGTTCGGCCATCCCTGCGGCGACAAGTTGCTCAGGATCGTCGCCGAACGTTTGCGCTCCCTCGTTGGCGATTCCGACACGATCGCGCGCACGGGCGGCGATGAATTCGTCATCGTGCAGGCCAGGATTTCGGACCCCGCCGATGCCACTTCGCTGGCGCAGCGCGTTATCGATGCCCTGAGCGAGCCCTATGACCTCGACGGTCAACAGGCTGTGATCGGCGTCAGCGTCGGCATTTCAGTCGGTCCCGGCGACGGATCGAACCCCGACAAACTGCTGCGCAACGCCGACCTCGCGCTCTACCGCGCCAAGAGCGACGGCCGCGGCACGTTCCGCTTCTTCGAGCCCGCGATGGACCTGCAAATGCAGACCCGCCGCATTTTGGAACAGGATCTGCGAAAGGCGCTGCCAGCGGGCGAGTTCGAGCTGCATTACCAGCCGGTCGTCAACCTCGCGAGCAAGGAAATCAGCGGATTTGAAGCCTTGATACGCTGGAATCATCCGACCAAGGGAATGATCTCGCCGGCCGCCTTCATCCCGCTGGCTGAAGAGATCGGCTTCATCGTCCCGATGGGCGAGTGGGTCATCAGGCAGGCTTGTGCCACCGCCGCGCAATGGCCCGACAACCTTCACGTCGCCGTCAATATTTCAGCGATCCAGTTTCGCAGTCCCGGCCTGATGCAGGTGATCGTCGGCGCGCTCGCCGCTTCGGGCCTCGCGCCGACGCGGCTGGAGATCGAAATCACCGAGACTGTGCTGTTGCACAACAAGGAGGCGACGCTTGCCCTGCTTCACCAACTGCGCGAGCTCGGCATTCGGATCGCCATGGACGATTTCGGCACCGGATACTCGTCGCTGACCTACCTGCAGAGCTTTCCGTTCGACAAGATCAAGATCGACCGCTCGTTCGTCAAGAACATCACCGAGAATTCGAGCTCGCTCAACATCGTGCGCGCGGTTGCCGCGCTCGCCAATGGAATGGGCATGACGGCGACCGCCGAGGGCGTGGAAACCGCAGAGCAACTCCACAGCATCGCATCCGAGGGATGCACGGAAATGCAGGGCTTCCTGTTCAGCAAGCCGCTTCCTTCCGCCGAGATCGAGCGCCAGTTTCTGACGGGACGCGGGCCGCGCGGGGCTCAGGGCCGCATCGTCGCGGCGTGA
- a CDS encoding MarR family winged helix-turn-helix transcriptional regulator, with the protein MTVSKAATDAVKPSRRNGKEIAEGTAENAGLQLGELADLLGYSLKRAQLKVFEDFLRCVAPLQLTPAQFSVLLLLDRNPGRNQTEIANTLGILRPNFVSMLDALESRGLCTRMRSTNDRRSHILVLTDKGRAVLARAKKLVASKHEARLNELLGPANRVALLEMLSKIAAEF; encoded by the coding sequence ATGACAGTTTCCAAGGCAGCGACCGATGCCGTCAAGCCGTCGCGTCGCAACGGCAAGGAAATCGCCGAGGGCACCGCGGAAAATGCCGGGTTGCAACTGGGCGAGCTGGCCGACCTGCTCGGCTATTCGCTCAAGCGCGCGCAGCTCAAGGTATTCGAGGACTTCCTGCGCTGCGTCGCGCCGCTGCAGCTGACGCCGGCGCAGTTCTCGGTGCTGCTGCTGCTCGACCGCAATCCCGGGCGCAACCAGACCGAAATCGCCAACACGCTCGGCATCCTCCGGCCGAATTTCGTCTCGATGCTGGATGCGCTGGAGAGCCGCGGCCTCTGCACCCGGATGCGCTCGACCAACGACCGCCGCTCGCACATCCTGGTTCTGACCGACAAGGGAAGGGCGGTGCTGGCGCGCGCCAAGAAGCTCGTTGCCAGCAAGCACGAGGCGCGTCTCAATGAATTGCTCGGTCCCGCCAACCGCGTCGCGCTGCTTGAAATGCTGTCGAAGATCGCGGCGGAGTTTTGA
- a CDS encoding glycerate kinase type-2 family protein: MTDRRPLLRAIFDAAVAAAHPNVVLSAHLPPAPKGKVICLAAGKGAAAMAAAAERHYLDTLGLDPSRLTGLATTRHGHGVPTRRIRVVEAGHPVPDEAGLRAADETLRLAAEATADDLLLVLLSGGGSANWIAPADGVSFAQKQQVNRALLRSGAPIGEMNVVRKHLSRIKGGRLARAGQRAAEIVTLAISDVPHDDPSAIASGPTVPDSSTLTDARALVAKYNLTVDDAVRRALDDVRNESCKPGDPAFARARFEMIAKPKASLDAAIKVAKDAGYEVVGLGADLEGEAREVAANHARLALKAQSEGKRTAILSGGELTVTVRGNGRGGPNQEYALALADTLKDTSGIVALAADTDGADGGAGSATDPAGALIDQTTFAKMKSLGLDPAAYLANNDATAFFSATGDLLLTGPTLTNVNDVRVILVDPA, from the coding sequence ATGACCGACCGACGTCCCCTCCTGCGTGCGATCTTTGATGCGGCCGTCGCGGCCGCGCATCCCAACGTCGTGCTCTCAGCGCATCTGCCTCCCGCACCCAAGGGCAAGGTGATCTGCCTTGCCGCGGGCAAGGGCGCGGCGGCGATGGCGGCTGCGGCCGAACGACACTACCTCGATACGCTCGGCCTCGATCCGTCGCGCCTGACCGGCCTTGCCACCACGCGCCACGGCCACGGCGTGCCGACGCGACGCATCAGAGTCGTCGAGGCCGGGCATCCGGTGCCCGATGAAGCCGGGCTGCGAGCCGCCGATGAGACGCTGCGTCTCGCCGCGGAGGCGACTGCGGACGATCTTTTGCTGGTGCTGTTGTCCGGCGGCGGCTCGGCAAACTGGATCGCACCCGCAGACGGCGTTTCGTTCGCACAGAAGCAGCAGGTAAACCGCGCGCTGTTGCGTTCGGGCGCACCGATCGGCGAGATGAACGTCGTGCGAAAGCATCTGTCGCGGATCAAGGGCGGCCGGCTGGCCCGCGCCGGGCAGCGCGCCGCCGAGATCGTGACGCTTGCGATCTCCGATGTACCGCACGACGATCCGTCCGCGATTGCATCGGGACCGACGGTACCTGATTCCTCCACGCTGACGGACGCCCGCGCCCTGGTCGCAAAGTATAATCTCACGGTAGACGATGCCGTCAGGCGCGCGCTCGACGACGTCAGGAACGAGAGCTGCAAGCCGGGCGATCCCGCCTTTGCCCGCGCGCGATTCGAGATGATTGCAAAGCCGAAGGCTTCTCTCGACGCGGCGATCAAGGTCGCCAAGGACGCAGGCTATGAGGTTGTTGGCCTCGGCGCGGATCTCGAAGGCGAAGCGCGCGAGGTGGCGGCCAATCATGCGCGATTGGCGCTGAAAGCACAAAGCGAAGGCAAACGAACCGCGATCCTGTCGGGCGGCGAACTCACAGTGACCGTGCGTGGCAACGGCCGCGGCGGTCCCAACCAGGAATATGCGCTGGCGCTGGCGGATACTCTGAAGGATACGTCCGGCATTGTGGCACTGGCCGCAGACACCGACGGCGCCGACGGCGGCGCCGGCAGCGCAACCGACCCGGCCGGCGCCTTGATCGATCAGACGACGTTCGCGAAGATGAAGTCGCTCGGCCTCGATCCTGCGGCCTATCTCGCCAACAACGATGCAACCGCGTTCTTTTCGGCCACCGGCGATCTCCTGCTGACCGGCCCGACGCTCACCAACGTCAACGACGTCAGGGTGATCCTGGTAGACCCGGCGTAG
- a CDS encoding branched-chain amino acid ABC transporter permease has translation MSAVEEVANEAPAVEAVPKRAMTLGYGTSLVVLGLLIIAPMFLKNFFVFQMTMLLIYALAVLALNILTGGSGQFSLGQSAFYAVGAYTSAILMEHMGVNYALTLPIAGIICFGFGFLFGQPALRLSGIYLALATFALAVAMPQLLKLGFFEHWTGGVQGLVVTKPDAPFGLPISQDRWLYYFTLVISIGIYIASVNLLRSRSGRAFMAIRDNEIAASAMGVDVALYKTLAFGVSAGITGVAGGLGAIAVQFVAPDGYTITLAISLFLGMVVGGVGWLPGSIVGSAFIIFVPNIAEHISKGLSGAVFGVLLFIVIFLVPHGARQVAIVAQQMLGKLKK, from the coding sequence ATGAGCGCAGTTGAGGAAGTCGCAAACGAAGCACCGGCGGTCGAGGCCGTCCCGAAGAGAGCCATGACGCTCGGCTACGGCACCTCGCTCGTGGTGCTGGGGTTGCTGATCATCGCACCGATGTTCTTGAAGAACTTCTTCGTCTTCCAGATGACGATGTTGCTGATCTACGCGCTGGCGGTTCTGGCGCTGAACATCCTGACCGGCGGCAGCGGCCAGTTTTCACTGGGCCAAAGTGCCTTCTACGCGGTCGGGGCTTACACCTCCGCCATCCTGATGGAGCATATGGGCGTAAACTACGCCCTGACGTTACCCATTGCCGGCATCATCTGCTTTGGCTTCGGGTTCTTGTTCGGTCAGCCGGCGTTGCGTCTGAGCGGCATCTATCTGGCGCTGGCGACATTTGCGCTGGCGGTGGCCATGCCGCAACTGCTGAAGCTGGGCTTCTTCGAGCACTGGACCGGCGGTGTGCAGGGACTGGTCGTGACCAAGCCCGATGCACCGTTCGGCCTGCCGATATCGCAGGACAGGTGGCTGTATTACTTCACGCTCGTGATCTCGATCGGGATCTATATTGCCTCGGTCAACCTGCTTCGGTCGCGCTCCGGCCGCGCCTTCATGGCGATCCGGGACAACGAGATCGCGGCCTCCGCCATGGGTGTCGACGTGGCGCTGTACAAGACGCTGGCGTTCGGCGTCTCGGCCGGCATCACCGGCGTCGCCGGCGGTCTCGGCGCCATCGCGGTGCAGTTCGTGGCGCCAGACGGCTACACCATCACACTCGCGATCTCGCTGTTCCTCGGCATGGTCGTCGGCGGCGTCGGCTGGCTGCCAGGATCGATCGTGGGAAGCGCCTTCATCATCTTCGTGCCGAATATCGCCGAACACATATCCAAGGGCCTCTCCGGCGCGGTGTTCGGCGTGCTCTTGTTTATTGTCATCTTCCTCGTGCCGCATGGCGCAAGGCAGGTCGCAATTGTTGCGCAGCAGATGCTCGGTAAACTGAAGAAGTAA
- a CDS encoding ABC transporter substrate-binding protein, which yields MSTLKKLAVASAALGLLAASSSGVFAQKRYDPGASDTEIKIGNIMPYSGPASAYGVIGKTEEAYFKKINAEGGINGRKINFISYDDAYSPPKTVEQARKLVESDEVLLVFNPLGTPPNTAIQKYLNSKKVPQLFVATGATKWNDPKAFPWTMGWQPNYQSEAQIYARYILKNKPDAKIAVLYQNDDYGKDYLKGFKDGLGAKAASMIVVEESYEVSQPTIDSNIVKLKSLNADVFFNVTTPKFAAQAIKKMNEIGWKPMHFLNNVSASIGSVMKPAGFENSQDIISSAYFKDPTDAQWKNDPGMKAWNEFLDKYYPEANRADGSVMYAYNVAQGLVHVLKACGDDLTRANVMKQAASIKDLQLGGLLPGVKVNTSATDFAPISQVQLMRFKGETWELFGEILSGDVGG from the coding sequence ATGTCCACATTGAAAAAACTTGCGGTTGCTTCGGCCGCGCTCGGACTACTCGCCGCTTCGTCGAGCGGCGTTTTCGCGCAGAAGAGGTACGATCCCGGCGCCAGCGATACCGAAATCAAGATCGGCAACATCATGCCCTACAGCGGACCGGCTTCCGCCTACGGCGTGATCGGCAAGACCGAGGAAGCCTATTTCAAGAAGATCAACGCCGAAGGCGGCATCAATGGCCGCAAGATCAATTTCATCAGCTATGACGACGCGTACTCTCCGCCGAAGACGGTGGAACAGGCGCGCAAGCTGGTGGAGAGCGACGAAGTCCTGCTGGTCTTCAATCCGCTGGGCACGCCGCCGAACACGGCGATCCAGAAGTATCTGAACTCCAAGAAGGTGCCGCAACTGTTCGTCGCAACCGGCGCCACCAAGTGGAACGATCCCAAGGCCTTCCCCTGGACCATGGGTTGGCAGCCCAATTACCAGAGCGAGGCGCAGATCTATGCAAGGTACATTCTGAAGAACAAGCCGGACGCCAAGATCGCGGTGCTCTATCAGAACGACGACTACGGCAAGGACTATCTGAAGGGCTTCAAGGACGGCCTCGGCGCCAAGGCGGCGTCGATGATCGTCGTCGAGGAAAGCTACGAAGTCTCGCAGCCGACCATCGATTCCAACATCGTCAAGCTGAAGTCGCTGAACGCCGACGTGTTCTTCAACGTCACCACGCCGAAGTTCGCGGCGCAGGCGATCAAGAAGATGAACGAGATCGGCTGGAAGCCGATGCACTTCCTGAACAACGTCTCGGCCTCGATCGGCAGCGTGATGAAGCCAGCCGGCTTCGAGAATTCGCAGGACATCATCTCGTCGGCCTATTTCAAGGATCCGACGGATGCGCAGTGGAAGAACGATCCGGGCATGAAGGCCTGGAACGAGTTCCTCGACAAGTATTATCCGGAAGCCAATCGTGCCGACGGCTCGGTGATGTACGCCTATAACGTCGCGCAGGGCCTCGTGCATGTGTTGAAGGCCTGCGGCGACGACCTGACCCGGGCGAACGTCATGAAGCAGGCTGCCAGCATCAAGGACCTCCAGCTCGGCGGCCTGTTGCCGGGCGTCAAGGTCAACACATCGGCAACCGACTTCGCCCCGATCTCGCAGGTTCAACTGATGAGATTCAAGGGCGAGACCTGGGAGCTCTTCGGCGAAATTCTTTCCGGCGACGTCGGCGGCTAG
- a CDS encoding ABC transporter substrate-binding protein translates to MSVINLRLGAFAAALALLAATSSGAFAQKKYDVGASDTEIKIGNIMPYSGPASAYGVIGKTEEAYFRKINAEGGINGRKINFVSYDDAYSPPKTVEQARKLVESDEVLLIFQPLGTPPNTAIQKYMNTKKVPQLFVATGATKWNDPKDFPWTMGWQPNYQSESQIYAKYIMKEKPNAKIAILYQNDDYGKDYVKGLRDGLGAKAASMIVIEESYEVSQPTIDSSIVKLKSTDADVFFNVTTPKFTAQAIKKMNEIGWKPMHILNNVSVSIGSVMKPAGFENSQGIISSAYLKDPTDAQWKNDAGMKAWNEFLDKYYPEANRADASVIYGYTVAQTLVQVLKQCGDNLTRENVMKQAASIKNLELGGLLPGVKINTSPTDFAPLSQLQLMRFKGETWERFGDVLSGDVGG, encoded by the coding sequence ATGTCCGTTATCAATTTGCGACTGGGAGCCTTTGCGGCCGCCCTCGCATTGCTTGCCGCAACCAGCAGCGGCGCATTTGCACAAAAGAAATACGACGTCGGCGCCAGCGACACCGAGATCAAGATCGGCAATATCATGCCCTATAGCGGACCGGCCTCCGCTTACGGCGTGATCGGAAAAACCGAAGAGGCCTATTTCAGGAAGATCAATGCCGAGGGCGGCATCAACGGCCGCAAGATCAACTTCGTCAGCTACGACGACGCCTACAGCCCGCCAAAGACGGTCGAGCAGGCGCGCAAGCTGGTGGAGAGCGATGAAGTCCTCCTGATTTTCCAGCCGCTGGGAACGCCACCGAACACCGCGATCCAGAAATACATGAACACGAAGAAGGTACCTCAGCTATTTGTCGCCACCGGCGCCACCAAGTGGAATGATCCGAAGGACTTCCCCTGGACGATGGGCTGGCAGCCCAACTACCAGAGCGAGTCGCAGATCTACGCCAAATACATCATGAAGGAGAAGCCGAACGCCAAGATCGCAATCCTTTACCAGAACGACGACTACGGCAAGGACTACGTCAAGGGACTGAGGGACGGCCTCGGCGCCAAGGCGGCCTCGATGATCGTGATCGAGGAGAGCTACGAGGTGTCGCAGCCGACCATCGATTCCAGCATCGTCAAGCTGAAGTCGACCGACGCCGACGTGTTCTTCAACGTCACCACGCCGAAATTCACCGCACAGGCGATCAAGAAGATGAACGAGATCGGCTGGAAGCCGATGCACATCCTCAACAACGTCTCGGTCTCGATCGGCAGCGTGATGAAGCCGGCCGGCTTCGAGAATTCGCAAGGCATCATCTCCTCGGCGTACCTGAAGGATCCGACCGATGCGCAGTGGAAGAATGACGCTGGCATGAAGGCCTGGAACGAGTTCCTGGACAAGTACTATCCCGAAGCCAACCGCGCCGACGCCTCGGTGATCTACGGCTATACGGTAGCCCAGACCCTCGTGCAGGTGCTCAAGCAGTGCGGCGACAACCTGACCCGCGAGAACGTGATGAAGCAGGCGGCCAGCATCAAGAACCTCGAGCTCGGCGGTCTCTTGCCGGGCGTCAAGATCAACACCAGCCCCACCGACTTTGCTCCGCTTTCACAGTTGCAACTCATGCGCTTCAAGGGCGAGACCTGGGAGCGCTTCGGCGATGTTCTTAGCGGCGACGTCGGCGGCTAG
- a CDS encoding branched-chain amino acid ABC transporter permease yields MNTTIMLFLLQDGITNGAIYALLGLALVLVFAVTRVILIPQGEFVTFGALSYAVLATGKVPGTAWLAIAMGVVAFALDLFEARRSLRLKRVARAFALNIVLPAAILVLTYGLAGPKTPIAVNIALSLLIVAAIGLFLYRIAFQPIAHTSVLVLLIASVGCHLALQGLGLVFFGAEGLRGPALSNAALTIGPLRFTGQSLAVYGLTIAFIVALWLFFGFTLMGKALRATAVNRLGARLVGIRTTLSGQIAFLLASIIGAISGILIVPITTLYYDTGFLIGLKGFIAAIIGGLVSYPLTAVAALLVGSVEAFSSFYASNFKEVIVFTLILPVLVLRSLAAPAVEEEKD; encoded by the coding sequence TTGAACACGACGATCATGCTGTTCCTGCTGCAGGACGGCATCACCAATGGCGCGATCTATGCGCTGCTCGGGCTTGCGCTGGTGCTGGTGTTTGCCGTCACCCGCGTCATCCTGATTCCGCAGGGCGAATTCGTGACCTTCGGCGCGCTGAGCTACGCTGTGCTGGCAACCGGCAAGGTGCCGGGCACGGCGTGGCTGGCGATAGCCATGGGCGTGGTCGCGTTCGCCCTCGACCTGTTTGAGGCGCGGCGGTCGCTGCGGCTCAAGCGGGTCGCGCGCGCCTTTGCTCTCAACATCGTCCTGCCGGCTGCGATCCTGGTCCTGACCTACGGCCTTGCCGGTCCCAAGACCCCGATTGCAGTCAATATCGCGCTGTCGCTCTTGATCGTCGCGGCAATCGGGCTGTTCCTTTACCGCATCGCGTTCCAACCGATTGCCCACACTTCGGTGCTGGTGCTGCTGATCGCATCCGTCGGCTGCCATCTCGCGCTGCAGGGGTTGGGCCTCGTGTTCTTTGGCGCCGAGGGCCTGCGCGGGCCGGCACTGTCGAACGCGGCACTGACGATCGGTCCGCTGCGCTTCACCGGCCAGAGCCTTGCGGTCTACGGGCTGACGATCGCCTTCATCGTGGCGCTGTGGCTGTTCTTCGGCTTCACGCTGATGGGCAAGGCGTTGCGCGCTACCGCCGTCAACCGCCTCGGCGCCCGCCTCGTCGGCATCCGTACCACGCTGTCGGGGCAGATCGCTTTCCTGCTGGCGTCCATCATCGGCGCGATTTCCGGGATCCTGATCGTGCCGATCACCACGCTCTATTACGACACCGGCTTCCTGATCGGCCTGAAAGGCTTTATCGCCGCGATCATCGGCGGGCTGGTGAGCTACCCGCTGACCGCCGTCGCAGCCTTGCTGGTCGGCAGCGTCGAGGCGTTCTCCTCGTTCTACGCCAGCAATTTCAAGGAGGTCATCGTCTTTACGCTGATCCTTCCGGTACTGGTGCTGCGTTCGCTGGCAGCACCCGCAGTCGAGGAAGAGAAGGACTGA
- a CDS encoding branched-chain amino acid ABC transporter permease, with amino-acid sequence MELFINQVLAGIATGAIYACMALAVVMIYQAIDHLNFAQGEMAMFSTFIAWQLMQWGVPYWWAFLIALVVSFAGGIAIERALFKPLAKAPVLTNVAGFIALFAIVNSVAGLTWDFTIKQFPTPFGSSPFLGSQLISTHQAGMIGVTVGLLILLYLFFQFTRIGLAMRAAASLPESARLVGINTSWMIALGWGMASAIGAIAGILIAPVVFLEPNMMGGVLIYGFAAAVLGGLTSPLGAVVGGFLVGVFENLAGTYIPGVGNELKLPIALALIITVLVLKPAGLFGRPIVKRV; translated from the coding sequence GTGGAGCTTTTTATCAACCAAGTCCTGGCTGGCATTGCCACAGGTGCGATCTACGCCTGCATGGCGCTCGCCGTCGTCATGATCTACCAGGCGATCGACCATCTCAATTTCGCCCAGGGCGAAATGGCGATGTTCTCGACCTTCATCGCCTGGCAGCTAATGCAATGGGGGGTGCCCTATTGGTGGGCCTTCCTGATAGCTCTGGTCGTCTCCTTCGCAGGCGGCATTGCCATCGAGCGCGCGTTGTTCAAGCCGCTTGCCAAGGCGCCGGTCCTGACCAACGTCGCCGGCTTCATCGCATTGTTTGCGATCGTCAACAGCGTCGCCGGGCTGACCTGGGACTTCACCATCAAGCAGTTTCCGACACCGTTCGGATCGTCGCCTTTTCTCGGCAGTCAGCTGATCTCGACCCATCAGGCCGGCATGATCGGCGTCACGGTGGGGCTGTTGATCCTGCTCTATCTGTTCTTTCAGTTCACCCGGATTGGCCTTGCGATGCGCGCCGCCGCCTCGCTGCCTGAATCGGCTCGTCTCGTCGGTATCAACACCTCCTGGATGATCGCGCTGGGCTGGGGCATGGCGTCTGCGATCGGCGCGATCGCCGGCATCCTGATAGCGCCAGTGGTGTTCCTGGAGCCGAACATGATGGGCGGCGTGCTGATCTACGGGTTTGCCGCGGCCGTCCTCGGCGGACTGACCAGTCCGCTGGGCGCGGTTGTCGGCGGCTTCCTGGTCGGCGTATTCGAGAATCTCGCCGGGACCTACATTCCCGGCGTCGGTAACGAGTTGAAACTGCCGATCGCGCTTGCGCTGATCATCACCGTGTTGGTTCTCAAACCGGCGGGCCTGTTTGGCCGGCCCATCGTGAAGCGAGTTTGA